One stretch of Streptomyces sp. MMBL 11-1 DNA includes these proteins:
- a CDS encoding ArsR/SmtB family transcription factor, with amino-acid sequence MDPFVALADPIRRDLLRALASGPARVVDLAARYPISRPAVSKHLRLLTEAGLATVEDRGRERHYALARPGLAPVRALLDELAGQRPPVPESAFDALDLEVRRTVHERRAGTDAAPGTGRPQEESA; translated from the coding sequence GTGGACCCGTTCGTCGCACTGGCTGACCCGATACGCCGTGATCTGCTGCGCGCACTCGCCTCCGGCCCCGCCCGGGTGGTCGACCTCGCGGCGCGCTATCCCATCAGCCGGCCCGCTGTGAGCAAGCATCTGCGACTGCTCACCGAGGCCGGGCTGGCCACCGTCGAGGACCGAGGTCGCGAGCGCCACTACGCGCTCGCCCGCCCCGGCCTCGCCCCGGTCCGCGCGCTGCTCGACGAGCTCGCCGGGCAGCGCCCCCCGGTCCCCGAAAGCGCCTTCGACGCCCTCGACCTGGAGGTCCGCAGAACCGTCCATGAACGCCGGGCCGGCACCGACGCCGCTCCCGGCACCGGCAGACCTCAGGAGGAATCCGCATGA
- a CDS encoding discoidin domain-containing protein, giving the protein MDTDPRPGPEPTDPSGSETLISRGRPATASSSETSTLTPGKAVDGVATTRWASAEGSDPQWLRIDLGEGASVSRVELTWEAAYAKQYRLEISPNGTDWTRLATETAGNGGTDTWTGLTGKGRYLRVYGTARGTTYGYSLWEADVYGTAGGTTPTDPPPQGAFTVVGAGDIADRCNRTDPGCQHFKTAARAMAIDPAFYITMGDNQYDDAHIEDFRNYYDKSWGQFKDKTHPVPGNHEAYDDWDNQDEVAYRQYFGDRATPQGKMWYSYDYGNWHFVALNSNRFDEREQLDWLKADLAKNSKKCVAAYFHHPLFSSGSHGNDPVSKPVWSMLQAAGAELVLSGHDHHYERFAPQSPDGRADPNGIVEILGGMGGKDLYGQGDTVQKNSQKRIWDKFGVMQLDFTDTTFTSKFVGTDGTVLDTGPTYSCH; this is encoded by the coding sequence ATCGACACCGACCCCCGGCCGGGCCCGGAACCCACGGACCCCTCCGGGTCCGAGACGCTGATATCGCGTGGCAGGCCCGCCACCGCCTCCTCGTCCGAAACCTCCACCCTGACCCCCGGCAAGGCCGTCGACGGCGTCGCGACCACCCGCTGGGCCAGTGCCGAAGGATCGGACCCGCAGTGGCTCCGCATCGACCTCGGCGAAGGGGCGTCCGTCTCCCGCGTCGAGCTGACATGGGAGGCCGCGTACGCGAAGCAGTACCGGCTGGAGATCTCTCCCAACGGCACCGACTGGACCCGCCTCGCCACGGAGACGGCGGGCAACGGCGGGACCGACACCTGGACCGGTCTGACCGGCAAGGGCCGCTACCTGCGCGTGTACGGCACCGCGCGCGGCACCACGTACGGGTACTCCCTGTGGGAGGCCGACGTGTACGGCACCGCCGGGGGCACCACCCCCACCGACCCGCCCCCGCAGGGCGCGTTCACCGTGGTCGGTGCCGGTGACATCGCCGACCGGTGCAATCGGACCGATCCGGGGTGCCAGCACTTCAAGACCGCCGCACGCGCCATGGCGATCGACCCGGCCTTCTACATCACCATGGGCGACAATCAGTACGACGACGCCCACATCGAGGACTTCCGCAACTACTACGACAAGTCCTGGGGCCAGTTCAAGGACAAGACCCACCCCGTGCCCGGCAACCACGAGGCGTACGACGACTGGGACAACCAGGACGAGGTCGCCTACCGGCAGTACTTCGGTGACCGCGCCACCCCCCAGGGCAAGATGTGGTACAGCTACGACTACGGCAACTGGCACTTCGTCGCCCTCAACTCCAACCGGTTCGACGAGCGCGAACAGCTCGACTGGCTGAAGGCCGACCTCGCCAAGAACAGCAAGAAGTGCGTCGCCGCGTACTTCCACCACCCGCTGTTCAGCTCCGGCAGCCACGGCAACGACCCCGTGAGCAAGCCGGTCTGGTCCATGCTGCAGGCAGCCGGCGCCGAACTGGTGCTCAGCGGCCACGACCACCACTACGAGCGTTTCGCCCCGCAGAGCCCGGACGGCCGGGCAGACCCGAACGGCATCGTCGAGATCCTCGGCGGTATGGGCGGCAAGGACCTGTACGGCCAGGGTGACACCGTGCAGAAGAACAGCCAGAAGCGCATCTGGGACAAGTTCGGCGTGATGCAGCTCGACTTCACCGACACGACCTTCACCTCGAAGTTCGTCGGTACCGACGGAACGGTCCTGGACACCGGCCCGACGTACAGCTGCCACTGA
- a CDS encoding SRPBCC family protein, translating into MTSTPTGRRVSIDGLDSIAFDRTFRAGVEDVWAAVTEPDRLARWIGEWTGDPSTGSVDFRMLYEGDEHQTERLTIQECRAPHRLVLTSQVPGQELIWHMTLTLVEHEGTTTLTFSQSVGDDPAMAGGVGPGWDYYLDRLVVAEAGRDPASVDFGDYHPVHAQHYLDMFS; encoded by the coding sequence ATGACCAGCACCCCCACCGGGCGTCGCGTGAGCATCGACGGCCTGGACAGCATCGCCTTCGACCGTACGTTCCGGGCCGGCGTCGAGGACGTCTGGGCGGCGGTCACCGAGCCGGACCGTCTGGCCCGTTGGATCGGCGAATGGACCGGCGACCCGTCGACCGGTTCGGTCGACTTCCGGATGCTCTACGAGGGCGACGAGCACCAGACCGAACGCCTGACCATTCAGGAGTGCCGGGCCCCGCACCGTCTGGTCCTCACGTCGCAGGTGCCCGGCCAGGAACTCATCTGGCACATGACGCTCACGCTCGTCGAGCACGAGGGCACCACCACGCTCACCTTCAGTCAGTCCGTCGGCGACGACCCGGCGATGGCGGGCGGCGTCGGCCCCGGCTGGGACTACTACCTCGACCGGCTCGTCGTCGCCGAGGCCGGCCGTGACCCGGCATCCGTCGACTTCGGCGACTACCACCCGGTCCACGCACAGCACTACCTCGACATGTTCAGCTGA
- the vph gene encoding viomycin phosphotransferase: MDAQRDLVSRLLPDDKEEELFARRGQFHHVVVGSERVVCFARTEAAAARLPARAAVLSTLAGLGLGFRTPRPLAQGGGPGTGEPPYLVLSRIFGAPLEDDTLERPEAAEAAAEQLTELLSGLSVAGKDERVHAALPATPARQWQEFAAGVRAELFPLMSDGGRERAARELAALEDLPPLTSAVVHGDLGGENVLWVISGGMPRLNGVIDWDQVTLGDPAEDLAAVGAAYGEKLLAQVLALGGWGDSSTVRRIAAIRGTFALQQALYAQRDGDEEELADGLAGYR, from the coding sequence ATGGACGCGCAGCGCGACCTGGTGAGCCGTCTGCTGCCCGACGACAAGGAGGAGGAGCTCTTCGCCCGCCGGGGTCAGTTCCACCACGTGGTCGTCGGCTCGGAGCGCGTGGTGTGTTTCGCCCGCACCGAGGCAGCCGCGGCACGGTTGCCGGCGCGGGCAGCCGTACTGAGCACCCTCGCCGGGCTCGGCCTCGGCTTCCGGACCCCGCGCCCGCTCGCCCAGGGCGGCGGGCCTGGCACGGGGGAACCGCCCTACCTGGTGCTGAGCCGGATTTTCGGGGCGCCCTTGGAGGACGACACACTCGAACGCCCCGAGGCCGCCGAGGCGGCGGCCGAGCAGCTCACCGAACTCCTCTCCGGGCTCAGCGTGGCGGGCAAGGACGAGAGGGTGCACGCCGCGCTTCCGGCGACCCCCGCGCGCCAGTGGCAGGAGTTCGCGGCGGGAGTGCGCGCCGAGCTGTTCCCGTTGATGTCCGACGGCGGCCGGGAGCGTGCCGCGCGCGAACTCGCCGCACTAGAGGACCTTCCTCCGCTCACTTCCGCTGTGGTCCACGGCGACCTCGGCGGTGAGAACGTCCTGTGGGTGATCTCGGGCGGTATGCCGCGCCTGAACGGTGTCATCGACTGGGACCAGGTCACTTTGGGTGACCCCGCCGAGGACCTGGCGGCCGTCGGGGCCGCCTACGGGGAGAAGCTGCTGGCCCAGGTGCTGGCGCTCGGCGGCTGGGGCGACAGTTCGACGGTGAGACGGATCGCCGCGATCCGCGGCACCTTCGCCCTCCAACAGGCCCTCTACGCACAGCGCGACGGTGACGAGGAGGAGCTGGCGGACGGCCTCGCCGGCTATCGGTAG
- a CDS encoding TetR/AcrR family transcriptional regulator translates to MAYRKTPAEIRRLEAAREHLVVRATEVVAEVGWAQASVTAVADAAGIAAGSVYQHFSSKSALAVEVFRRAAQREVDVLGEVLEGDGDPAERLRRGVEVFARRALENHGLAYALLAAPAEPAVGAERLVFRRRYRALFAAVIGEGAAAGLLPDQDAEITAAALTGAIGEVLVHPLSTSAAHDTDRLVTCLTTVALRCAGAPP, encoded by the coding sequence ATGGCCTACCGTAAAACCCCGGCCGAAATCCGTCGGCTCGAAGCCGCCCGGGAGCATCTCGTCGTCCGCGCCACCGAGGTCGTGGCGGAGGTCGGCTGGGCTCAGGCGTCCGTGACCGCTGTCGCCGACGCGGCCGGGATCGCGGCCGGCTCCGTCTACCAGCACTTCTCGTCCAAGTCCGCGCTGGCCGTGGAGGTCTTCCGACGCGCCGCGCAGCGCGAGGTGGACGTGCTGGGCGAGGTGCTGGAGGGCGACGGCGACCCCGCCGAGCGGTTGCGCAGGGGTGTGGAGGTGTTCGCCCGCCGCGCCCTGGAGAACCACGGCCTGGCGTACGCGCTGCTCGCGGCGCCCGCCGAACCGGCGGTCGGCGCGGAACGTCTCGTCTTCCGGCGCCGCTACCGGGCGCTGTTCGCCGCGGTGATCGGCGAGGGGGCCGCCGCGGGGCTGCTGCCGGACCAGGACGCGGAGATCACCGCCGCCGCGCTGACCGGCGCCATCGGCGAGGTCCTCGTCCACCCCCTGAGCACCTCGGCGGCGCACGACACGGACCGGCTCGTCACCTGCCTCACCACCGTGGCCCTGCGCTGCGCGGGCGCGCCTCCCTGA
- a CDS encoding Rieske 2Fe-2S domain-containing protein, with protein MGVAREYGRAISEGPTPADVAGAPALPWPSGWSALAFSHELRPGTVLTRPLAGRDVVLYRTGTGVLRAVRPYCPHLGAHLGLAKVEGENLTCPFHFFSFGPDGTCVRTGYGTPPPRSPLTRLPVHEVNGAVFVWRHHDGRAPDWAIPQWHEIGHRPARTAAWELAGNVQEVIENSVDLGHFATLHGWAKAEIDGPVTYDDATFNVAMRAHESAPLMGDFTVDVKVDGYGLGCLHADVHTPRFGLRMCTMVMPTAIGPNRMQFRQLNRIAFDEPGRLPSGLARIVSRTAARLLDRPVFRSSCEFTAADFPIWHHKQYQQPPRLASGDGPIGPFRRWAKRFYPETPGRVALTRPHRGEGDSAVLS; from the coding sequence GTGGGAGTGGCACGTGAGTACGGTCGCGCCATCAGTGAGGGTCCGACACCGGCCGATGTGGCGGGAGCGCCCGCCCTGCCCTGGCCGAGCGGCTGGTCCGCGCTGGCCTTCTCGCACGAGCTGCGACCGGGCACCGTCCTCACCCGGCCGCTCGCCGGGCGCGACGTCGTCCTGTATCGCACCGGCACGGGGGTGCTCCGCGCCGTCCGTCCCTACTGCCCGCACCTGGGGGCCCATCTCGGCCTGGCGAAGGTCGAGGGGGAGAATCTCACGTGCCCCTTCCACTTCTTCTCGTTCGGCCCCGACGGCACCTGTGTGCGCACGGGGTACGGCACACCGCCGCCGCGGTCCCCGCTGACGCGGCTGCCCGTCCACGAGGTGAACGGGGCCGTCTTCGTCTGGCGGCACCATGACGGCAGGGCTCCGGACTGGGCCATCCCGCAGTGGCACGAGATCGGGCACAGGCCCGCGCGTACGGCCGCCTGGGAGCTGGCCGGCAACGTCCAGGAGGTCATCGAGAACTCGGTCGACCTCGGGCACTTCGCCACCCTGCACGGCTGGGCGAAGGCCGAGATCGACGGTCCTGTGACGTACGACGACGCGACGTTCAACGTCGCCATGCGGGCCCACGAGTCGGCGCCGCTCATGGGTGACTTCACCGTCGATGTGAAGGTGGACGGCTACGGTCTGGGCTGCCTGCACGCCGACGTCCACACGCCCCGCTTCGGGTTGCGGATGTGCACGATGGTGATGCCGACGGCCATCGGGCCCAACCGGATGCAGTTCCGGCAGCTGAACCGCATCGCCTTCGACGAGCCGGGCCGGTTGCCGTCCGGGCTCGCCCGGATCGTCAGCCGTACCGCGGCCCGGCTCCTGGACCGCCCGGTCTTCCGGTCCAGTTGCGAGTTCACCGCCGCCGATTTCCCGATCTGGCACCACAAGCAGTACCAGCAGCCGCCCCGGCTGGCCTCCGGTGACGGACCGATCGGCCCGTTCCGGCGCTGGGCCAAGCGGTTCTACCCGGAGACGCCCGGCAGGGTTGCGTTGACCCGCCCCCACCGCGGCGAGGGCGACAGCGCCGTTCTCTCCTGA
- a CDS encoding TolB family protein, with amino-acid sequence MTLPPLSLRARITALTAATAVLATVAVGYTVAAADGDGRSPESVAAPGLTLDEAPGLYHAARKGSVRSTPYSPSGTGGGADDARSRNTGLSCDRFYASGQSAVCIASHPGISQKTKVRVLDRKLNTRKTVVVGGIPNRARVSPSGRMVAWTLFVSGDSYASSSFSTRTGILDTRTGYLVKNVETLQLYLEGRRYHAPDVNYWGVTFVDDHRFYATVATKGKTYLVEGDIRTWKARTLRRNVECPSLSPDGTRIAFKKRVREGAENPWRLHVLDVATMRETPVAETRSVDDQAAWLDDSTLAYALPGRAKGTSDIWAVPVGTSAAEPRLLLRDASSPSMVAAVR; translated from the coding sequence ATGACCCTGCCTCCTCTTTCCCTGCGCGCGCGGATCACCGCGCTCACGGCGGCCACCGCCGTACTGGCGACCGTCGCCGTCGGTTACACGGTCGCGGCAGCCGACGGCGACGGCCGGTCGCCGGAGTCCGTCGCCGCTCCGGGCCTCACACTCGACGAGGCGCCCGGCCTGTACCACGCGGCACGGAAGGGCAGCGTGCGCTCGACGCCGTACAGCCCCTCCGGTACGGGAGGAGGCGCCGACGACGCACGGAGCAGGAACACCGGGCTGTCGTGCGACCGCTTCTACGCGAGCGGACAGTCGGCGGTCTGTATCGCGAGCCACCCCGGGATCTCGCAGAAGACGAAGGTGCGTGTCCTCGACCGGAAGCTGAACACCCGGAAGACCGTCGTGGTCGGCGGCATCCCCAACCGGGCGCGGGTCTCTCCTTCGGGCCGGATGGTCGCCTGGACGCTGTTCGTCAGCGGCGACTCGTACGCCTCGTCCTCCTTCTCGACAAGGACCGGCATCCTCGACACCCGGACCGGGTATCTGGTCAAGAACGTGGAGACCCTCCAGCTCTACCTGGAGGGGCGGCGTTACCACGCACCGGACGTGAACTACTGGGGCGTCACCTTCGTGGACGACCACCGCTTCTACGCGACGGTGGCCACCAAGGGGAAGACGTATCTCGTCGAGGGCGACATCAGGACGTGGAAGGCCCGCACACTCCGCCGCAACGTCGAATGCCCGTCCCTCTCGCCCGACGGCACCCGGATCGCCTTCAAGAAGAGGGTCCGCGAGGGCGCCGAGAATCCGTGGCGACTGCACGTACTGGACGTGGCGACGATGCGGGAGACTCCCGTCGCCGAGACCCGCAGCGTCGACGACCAGGCGGCGTGGCTCGACGACTCGACCCTCGCGTACGCCCTTCCGGGCCGGGCGAAGGGCACTTCGGACATCTGGGCCGTCCCCGTCGGCACCTCGGCCGCCGAGCCGAGACTCCTCCTGCGCGACGCGTCGTCACCTTCCATGGTCGCGGCGGTCCGCTGA
- a CDS encoding MFS transporter, whose product MYLAVGRTRPPDGTAPDRSPSAVRPAGRRRLTGTVVALGAVSLVTDISSEMVTAVLPLYLVLGLGLSPLQFGFLDGLYNGVTAFVRLAGGHAADRWQRHRLVAGSGYALSAVCKLGLLLAGGSTPALSTALAADRVGKGVRTAPRDALISLSCDERDLGRAFGVHRAMDTTGAMLGPLVAFAVLWATVDAYDAVFVVSFCFGLLGVLILFAFVPGRAARPARPPGRAAATLRETLRLFHVPAFRRILLAATALGLVGVGDGLLYLVLQKRLALDVEFFPLLPLGSAAVYLLLAVPFGRAADRIGRRVPYLLGHVALLGVYVALFSPVGGWPLTILVLVLHGTFYAATDGVLMALGGPVVPADRRAGGMALLQTGQSLGRLFASVGFGAVWTLWGMDHALVLAAASLGAVLALACVLLPAAPTPAGPATATAPEPS is encoded by the coding sequence ATGTACCTTGCCGTCGGCAGAACCCGTCCGCCGGACGGAACCGCCCCCGACCGGTCCCCCTCGGCCGTACGGCCCGCCGGCCGAAGGCGCCTCACCGGCACCGTCGTCGCGCTCGGCGCGGTCAGCCTCGTCACCGACATCTCGTCCGAGATGGTCACCGCCGTACTGCCCCTCTACCTCGTCCTGGGCCTGGGGCTCAGCCCTCTCCAGTTCGGCTTCCTCGACGGCCTCTACAACGGGGTCACCGCCTTCGTCAGACTCGCCGGCGGGCACGCCGCCGACCGCTGGCAGCGGCACAGGCTCGTCGCCGGAAGCGGCTACGCGCTGTCCGCCGTCTGCAAACTCGGCCTGCTCCTCGCGGGCGGTTCCACCCCCGCCCTCTCCACCGCCCTCGCGGCCGACCGGGTCGGCAAGGGCGTGCGGACGGCGCCGCGCGACGCCCTGATCTCACTGAGCTGCGACGAGCGGGACCTCGGCCGCGCCTTCGGGGTGCACCGGGCCATGGACACCACGGGCGCGATGCTCGGACCGCTCGTCGCCTTCGCCGTCCTGTGGGCGACCGTCGACGCCTACGACGCGGTCTTCGTCGTCAGCTTCTGCTTCGGCCTGCTGGGGGTACTGATCCTCTTCGCGTTCGTCCCCGGCCGCGCGGCCCGACCGGCGCGCCCGCCCGGCAGGGCCGCGGCCACACTGCGGGAGACCCTGCGGCTCTTCCACGTCCCCGCCTTCCGCCGGATCCTCCTCGCGGCCACGGCGCTCGGCCTCGTCGGCGTGGGCGACGGACTCCTCTACCTGGTCCTGCAGAAGCGGCTCGCCCTCGACGTGGAGTTCTTCCCGCTGCTGCCGCTCGGCAGCGCGGCGGTCTATCTCCTGCTCGCCGTCCCCTTCGGCCGGGCCGCCGACCGGATCGGCCGCCGCGTCCCGTACCTGCTGGGGCATGTCGCTCTGCTCGGGGTGTACGTCGCGCTGTTCTCCCCGGTGGGGGGATGGCCGCTCACGATCCTGGTACTCGTCCTGCACGGCACGTTCTACGCGGCGACCGACGGGGTCCTCATGGCGCTCGGCGGCCCGGTCGTGCCGGCGGACCGGCGCGCGGGCGGGATGGCACTGCTGCAGACGGGCCAGAGTCTGGGCCGTCTGTTCGCGTCCGTCGGGTTCGGAGCCGTCTGGACGCTGTGGGGCATGGACCACGCCCTCGTCCTGGCCGCCGCGTCACTCGGCGCCGTCCTCGCCCTCGCCTGCGTACTCCTGCCGGCCGCGCCCACGCCCGCCGGCCCCGCAACCGCAACCGCCCCGGAGCCCTCATGA
- a CDS encoding acyl-CoA dehydrogenase family protein: MPAPAAPRSNPTAVTHEVTNQPPPLTGHDAADDAVLLEGVRREGAAWHLDELHRFGRYVGGEEAQRWADQANRHEPELRTHDRFGHRIDEVEFHPAYHCLMDASVRAGLAGAAWADDRPGAHVARAGGFMLATMLEQGHLCPVSMTYAVVPALRRSPDLAKTYEPLLTSRVYEPGLSAPTAKRGLLAGMGMTEKQGGTDVRANTTAAAEQADGTWRLRGHKWFTSAPMNDLFLVLAQSPSGLSCFLVPRVLPDGSRNTFRIQRLKDKLGNRSNASGEPEFDDTVAWLVGDEGKGVRTIIDMVTMTRLDCVLGSAAGTRGALAQAAHHARHRSVFGARLIDQPLMRNVLADLSLESEAATTLALRLAGAADRAHRGDDGERAFLRLATAIGKYWVCKRQPAAVAEALECLGGNGYDEASGMPRLYREAPLNGIWEGSGNVNALDMLRALTREPASLEAFHAEIESATGADARLDAAWRELRTELARTKDAQLRARRVVERAALVLQGSLLVRHAPAAVADAFCATRLAGDQGLAFGTLPAKTDFAALLGRLPV, translated from the coding sequence ATGCCCGCGCCCGCCGCACCCCGCAGCAACCCGACCGCCGTGACGCACGAGGTGACGAACCAGCCGCCTCCGCTCACCGGTCACGACGCCGCCGACGACGCGGTGCTGCTCGAAGGGGTGCGCCGCGAGGGCGCCGCATGGCACCTGGACGAACTCCATCGCTTCGGCCGCTACGTCGGCGGCGAGGAGGCGCAACGCTGGGCCGACCAGGCCAACCGCCACGAACCGGAGCTGCGTACCCACGACCGCTTCGGCCACCGGATCGACGAGGTCGAGTTCCACCCCGCCTACCACTGCCTGATGGACGCCTCCGTGCGGGCGGGTCTGGCGGGCGCCGCATGGGCCGACGATCGCCCCGGGGCCCATGTCGCTCGTGCCGGCGGCTTCATGCTGGCCACGATGCTGGAGCAGGGCCACCTGTGCCCGGTCTCGATGACGTATGCCGTCGTCCCGGCACTACGCCGCTCGCCGGACCTCGCCAAGACGTACGAACCGCTGCTGACCAGCCGGGTGTACGAGCCCGGGCTGAGCGCCCCCACCGCCAAACGCGGCCTGCTCGCCGGTATGGGGATGACGGAGAAGCAGGGCGGCACCGATGTGCGCGCCAACACCACGGCGGCCGCCGAGCAGGCCGACGGCACCTGGCGGCTGCGCGGGCACAAGTGGTTCACCAGCGCGCCGATGAACGACCTCTTCCTGGTCCTCGCCCAGTCGCCCAGCGGTCTGTCGTGCTTCCTGGTGCCACGCGTGCTGCCGGACGGGAGCCGGAACACGTTCCGCATCCAGCGGCTCAAGGACAAGCTGGGCAACCGCTCCAACGCTTCCGGCGAGCCCGAGTTCGACGACACCGTGGCCTGGCTCGTCGGTGACGAGGGCAAGGGCGTGCGCACCATCATCGACATGGTGACGATGACCCGTCTCGACTGCGTGCTGGGGTCCGCCGCGGGCACCCGTGGAGCGCTCGCCCAGGCGGCCCACCACGCGCGCCACCGCTCCGTGTTCGGTGCCCGGCTGATCGACCAGCCCCTGATGCGCAACGTCCTGGCGGACCTGTCCCTGGAGTCGGAGGCCGCCACGACCCTGGCCCTGCGCCTGGCGGGGGCCGCCGACCGTGCCCACCGGGGCGACGACGGGGAGCGCGCCTTCCTCCGCCTGGCCACCGCCATCGGCAAGTACTGGGTGTGCAAACGGCAGCCCGCCGCGGTCGCCGAGGCCCTGGAGTGCCTCGGCGGCAACGGGTACGACGAGGCGTCCGGGATGCCGCGGCTGTACCGCGAGGCCCCGCTCAACGGCATCTGGGAGGGCTCCGGCAACGTCAACGCCCTCGACATGTTGCGGGCGTTGACGCGGGAGCCCGCGTCACTGGAGGCCTTTCACGCCGAGATCGAGTCGGCGACCGGGGCGGACGCGCGTCTCGACGCGGCGTGGCGGGAGCTGCGGACCGAGCTGGCACGCACGAAGGACGCGCAGCTCCGGGCCCGCCGGGTCGTCGAACGGGCCGCTCTCGTGCTGCAGGGCTCCCTGCTGGTGCGCCACGCCCCTGCGGCGGTGGCCGACGCGTTCTGCGCGACCCGCCTCGCCGGGGACCAGGGGCTCGCCTTCGGCACGCTCCCCGCGAAGACGGACTTCGCGGCTCTGCTGGGACGGCTGCCCGTCTGA
- a CDS encoding TIGR03620 family F420-dependent LLM class oxidoreductase, whose product MTSENSGTGRTFGRVGIWSGALHASRVDDAGRKAIAEALAELEELGYGAVWIGGSPTPGDAAAVVAATRSITVATGILNIWNHTAEEAAAAIAAIDPDARRRFVLGLGVSHGPMVPQYAKPYSAMVSYLDALDAAEPSVGSGHRVLAALGPKMLKLAAGRSLGAHPYLVTTEHTAEAREALGPDALLAPELTVVLDTDLDRARTTARTMLGMYLQLPNYTDNLLRLGFTEGDFDGGGSVRLLDALFALGDAEQVRRRTRAYLDAGADHVALQVLTADEGGAGLPRAAWRELAEAFGDEL is encoded by the coding sequence ATGACTTCTGAGAATTCCGGGACGGGCAGAACATTCGGACGGGTGGGGATCTGGAGCGGGGCCCTGCACGCTTCGCGGGTGGACGACGCGGGCAGGAAGGCGATCGCAGAGGCGCTCGCCGAGCTCGAGGAGCTGGGGTACGGCGCCGTCTGGATCGGGGGCAGTCCGACGCCCGGGGACGCGGCGGCCGTCGTGGCCGCCACCCGGTCGATCACGGTGGCCACCGGCATCCTGAACATCTGGAACCACACGGCCGAGGAGGCGGCGGCCGCGATCGCGGCGATCGATCCGGACGCGCGCCGTCGCTTCGTCCTCGGTCTGGGCGTCAGCCACGGGCCGATGGTGCCGCAGTACGCCAAGCCGTACAGCGCGATGGTGTCCTACCTGGACGCGCTCGACGCCGCCGAACCGTCCGTGGGCTCCGGCCACCGGGTTCTGGCGGCTCTCGGGCCGAAGATGCTGAAGCTCGCGGCCGGCCGGTCGCTGGGGGCGCACCCCTATCTCGTCACCACCGAGCACACCGCGGAGGCCCGCGAGGCGCTCGGCCCCGACGCGCTGCTCGCCCCGGAGCTGACCGTGGTGCTGGACACCGATCTCGACCGGGCCCGCACCACCGCGCGGACGATGCTGGGCATGTATCTGCAGCTGCCCAATTACACCGACAACCTGTTGCGGCTGGGCTTCACGGAAGGCGACTTCGACGGCGGCGGCAGCGTCCGTCTGCTCGACGCGCTCTTCGCGCTGGGCGACGCCGAGCAGGTGAGGCGTCGGACCCGGGCGTACCTCGACGCCGGCGCGGACCATGTCGCGTTGCAGGTGCTCACCGCCGACGAGGGCGGCGCCGGCCTGCCGCGAGCCGCATGGCGTGAGCTGGCCGAAGCTTTCGGCGACGAGCTCTGA
- a CDS encoding TioE family transcriptional regulator, protein MRQNPQTAGRLRPVDLARRHGLSTQAVRNYEAAGILPAAGRTPQGYRTYAPLHAHALAAFLALVPGHGRGTAESIMRAVNRDDPEEAFRIVDESHAQLLADRRTLEAVEKALRDLGSGAVPAPGGAPSTGGMFVGPLAGKLGIRPATLRKWERAGLVTPRRDPRTGYRVYAEADVRDAGLAHQLRRGGYRLEQIAPLIAQVRAAGGPEPLAAALRDWHARLAARGRAMLAGAAELDAYLRLAHDGH, encoded by the coding sequence ATGAGGCAGAACCCTCAAACAGCAGGCAGACTCCGTCCGGTCGATCTGGCCCGGCGGCACGGTCTGTCGACGCAGGCCGTCAGAAACTACGAGGCGGCGGGGATCCTCCCGGCCGCCGGGCGCACCCCCCAGGGCTACCGCACCTACGCGCCCCTGCACGCGCACGCCCTCGCGGCGTTCCTCGCACTGGTCCCCGGCCACGGGCGGGGGACCGCGGAGTCGATCATGCGGGCGGTGAACCGCGACGATCCGGAGGAAGCGTTCCGCATCGTCGACGAGAGCCACGCCCAGCTCCTGGCGGACCGTCGGACGCTGGAAGCGGTCGAGAAGGCCCTCCGGGACCTGGGGTCCGGCGCAGTGCCCGCACCCGGTGGCGCGCCGAGCACCGGCGGGATGTTCGTGGGACCGCTGGCGGGGAAGCTGGGGATCAGGCCCGCCACGCTGCGGAAGTGGGAGCGCGCCGGTCTCGTGACCCCGCGCCGCGACCCGCGGACCGGCTACCGGGTGTACGCCGAGGCCGACGTGCGGGACGCCGGGCTGGCCCACCAGCTCAGACGGGGCGGCTACCGGCTGGAGCAGATCGCCCCGCTGATCGCCCAGGTGCGTGCGGCGGGCGGTCCGGAGCCACTGGCGGCCGCCCTGCGTGACTGGCACGCCCGGCTGGCCGCCCGCGGGCGGGCGATGCTGGCCGGGGCAGCCGAGCTGGACGCCTACCTCCGCCTGGCACACGACGGTCACTGA